The following proteins are co-located in the Zonotrichia albicollis isolate bZonAlb1 chromosome 1, bZonAlb1.hap1, whole genome shotgun sequence genome:
- the GPT gene encoding alanine aminotransferase 1, with protein sequence MRALRALRPRRLLAMAAAAAAAGAGSAARRGPVLTPESMNPAIRRVEYAVRGPIVIRAMEIEQELRKGVPKPFTEVIKANIGDAHAMGQQPITFLRQVTALCVCPELMKDESVPSDAKERAQRLLDACGGRSVGSYSASPGVQMVRESVARYIERRDGGIPAKADDIFLSTGASDAIVNMLKLLVCGSGASRTGVLIPIPQYPLYSAALAELEAAQVNYYLAEERCWALDVAELRRALSEGRRRCNPRALCIINPGNPTGQVQSRECMEQVIKFAYEEKLFLLADEVYQDNIYAQGSAFHSFKKVLMELGPPYSESVELASFHSTSKGFMGECGLRGGYMEVVNLHPEVKAELTKLVSVRLCPPVPGQMILDAIVDPPKPGEPSYERFQAEKEAVLSALAEKARLTEEIFNRTPGIHCNPVQGAMYSFPRIDLPPRAVAAAKEKKQSPDMFFCMRLLEETGICVVPGSGFGQKEGTYHFRMTILPPTEKLKILLENLSSFYTKFVQEFS encoded by the exons ATGCGGGCGCTGAGGGCGCTGCGGCCCCGCAGGCTCCTGgcgatggcggcggcggcggcggcggcgggcgcgggctccgcggcgcggcggggcccggTGCTGACCCCCGAGTCGATGAACCCCGCGATCCGCCGCGTCGAGTACGCGGTGCGCGGCCCCATCGTCATCCGCGCCATGGAGATCGAGCAGGAGCTGCGCAAG ggtgtccccaagcccttcACCGAGGTGATCAAGGCCAACATCGGTGACGCCCACGCCATGGGCCAGCAGCCAATCACCTTCCTGCGCCAG GTGACAGCGCTGTGCGTGTGCCCGGAGCTGATGAAGGACGAGTCGGTGCCCAGCGACGCCAAGGAGCGCGCGCAGCGCCTGCTGGACGCCTGCGGGGGGCGCAGCGTGG GCTCGTACAGCGCCAGCCCCGGGGTGCAGATGGTGCGCGAGAGCGTGGCGCGCTACATCGAGCGCCGCGACGGCGGCATCCCCGCCAAGGCCGACGACATCTTCCTGTCCACGGGCGCCAGCGACGCCATCGTG AACATGCTGAAGCTGCTGGTGTGCGGCTCGGGCGCGTCGCGCACGGGGGTGCTGATCCCGATCCCGCAGTACCCGCTGTACTCGGCGGCGCTGGCCGAGCTGGAGGCGGCGCAGGTCAATTATTACCTGGCCGAGGAGCGCTGCTGGGCGCTGGACGTGGCCGAGCTGCGCCGGGCGCTGTCCGAGGGCCGCCGGCGCTGCAACCCCCGCGCGCTCTGCATCATCAACCCCGGCAACCCCACCG gccaggtgcagagCCGCGAGTGCATGGAGCAGGTCATCAAGTTCGCCTAcgaggagaagctcttcctgCTGGCCGATGAG GTGTACCAGGACAACATCTACGCCCAGGGCTCCGCCTTCCACTCCTTCAAGAAGGTCCTGATGGAGCTGGGGCCACCCTACTCGGAGTCGGTGGAGCTGGCGTCCTTCCACTCCACCTCCAAGGGCTTCATGGGAGA GTGCGGCCTGCGTGGTGGGTACATGGAGGTGGTGAACCTGCACCCCGAGGTGAAGGCCGAGCTCACCAAGCTCGTGTCCGTCCGTCTGTGCCCGCCCGTGCCCGGACAGATGATCCTGGACGCCATCGTGGACCCGCCCAAGCCTGGAGAGCCGTCCTACGAGCGCTTCCAGGCG GAGAAGGAGGCGGTGCTGAGCGCGCTGGCGGAGAAGGCGCGGCTGACGGAGGAGATCTTCAACCGCACGCCCGGCATCCACTGCAACCCCGTGCAGGGCGCCATGTACTCCTTCCCCCGCATCGACCTGCCGCCCCGCGCCGTGGCCGCCGCCAAG GAGAAGAAGCAGAGCCCGGACATGTTCTTCTGCATGCGGCTCCTGGAGGAAACGGGCATCTGCGTCGTGCCCGGCAGCGGCTTCGGGCAGAAGGAGGGCACCTACCACTTCCG GATGACCATCCTGCCGCCCACGGAGAAGCTGAAGATCCTTCTGGAGAACCTCAGCTCCTTCTACACCAAATTTGTCCAGGAATTCTCTTAA
- the TMEM276 gene encoding transmembrane protein 276 isoform X1 yields MASWPRPTEPSANQRAGSRPSESAANQRARPRPRPRARSGLAAAAGSGGPRGVPGAMGDTGVAVSPAGVAVSHAVLCVTSLGCAIAARQVTPGPAAGFLLQALVAASTAMSPLCPHNVPKAPPSPTPQCPHDVPKAPPPLSPQCPHNVPKVPPPPSPQCPHDVPKVPPGSWICSVLSQPLVAFGCHRLSGDSATAGVLLASGTAVAALAAAWPRFVPAGHFVPAGHFVTALTAASLLALAALTGSVPGAVAAALVALGDAVAPGAVPWVRVAASVALLGTLREQRRGHWGHQ; encoded by the exons ATGGCCAGTTGGCCCCGCCCAACAGAGCCCTCAGCTAATCAGCGCGCTGGGTCCCGCCCATCAGAGTCCGCAGCCAATCAGCGCGCTcggccgcgcccccggccccgcgcgCGCTCCGGGCTCGCGGCTGCTGCCGGAAGTGGCG GTCCCCGAGGTGTCCCTGGCGCCATGGGGGACACCGGGGTGGCCGTGTCACCCGCAGGGGTGGCCGTGTCACACGCCGTGCTCTGTGTCACCAGCCTGGGCTGCGCCATCGCCGCCAGACag gtgaCCCCAGGCCCGGCCGCCGGTTTCCTCCTGCAGGCCCTGGTGGCCGCCAGCACCGCgatgtcccctctgtgtccccacaatgtccccaaagCACCACCATCGCCgacccctcaatgtccccacgATGTCCCCAAAGCGCCACCACCcctgtcccctcaatgtccccacaatgtccccaaggtgccaccaccaccgtcccctcaatgtccccacgatgtccccaaggtgccacCGGGCTCCTGGATCTGCTCGGTGctgtcccagcccttggtggcctTCGGGTGCCACCGCCTGAGCGGTGACAGCGCCACCGCCGGTGTCCTGCTGGCCTCGGGGACCGCGGTGGCCGCGCTGGCCGCGGCGTGGCCGCGCTTTGTCCCCGCGGGCCACTTTGTCCCCGCGGGCCACTTTGTCACCGCGCTGACGGCGGCGTcgctgctggcgctggcggCGCTGACGGGCAGCGTCCCcggggcggtggcggcggcgctgGTGGCACTCGGGGACGCGGTGGCACCGGGCGCTGTCCCCTGGGTCAGGGTGGCGGCCAGCGTGGcgctgctggggacactgcgggAGCAGcgcaggggacactgggggcacCAATAA
- the TMEM276 gene encoding transmembrane protein 276 isoform X2, with the protein MASWPRPTEPSANQRAGSRPSESAANQRARPRPRPRARSGLAAAAGSGGPRGVPGAMGDTGVAVSPAGVAVSHAVLCVTSLGCAIAARQVTPGPAAGFLLQALVAASTAMSPLCPHNVPKAPPSPTPQCPHDVPKAPPPLSPQCPHNVPKVPPGSWICSVLSQPLVAFGCHRLSGDSATAGVLLASGTAVAALAAAWPRFVPAGHFVPAGHFVTALTAASLLALAALTGSVPGAVAAALVALGDAVAPGAVPWVRVAASVALLGTLREQRRGHWGHQ; encoded by the exons ATGGCCAGTTGGCCCCGCCCAACAGAGCCCTCAGCTAATCAGCGCGCTGGGTCCCGCCCATCAGAGTCCGCAGCCAATCAGCGCGCTcggccgcgcccccggccccgcgcgCGCTCCGGGCTCGCGGCTGCTGCCGGAAGTGGCG GTCCCCGAGGTGTCCCTGGCGCCATGGGGGACACCGGGGTGGCCGTGTCACCCGCAGGGGTGGCCGTGTCACACGCCGTGCTCTGTGTCACCAGCCTGGGCTGCGCCATCGCCGCCAGACag gtgaCCCCAGGCCCGGCCGCCGGTTTCCTCCTGCAGGCCCTGGTGGCCGCCAGCACCGCgatgtcccctctgtgtccccacaatgtccccaaagCACCACCATCGCCgacccctcaatgtccccacgATGTCCCCAAAGCGCCACCACCcctgtcccctcaatgtccccacaatgtccccaag gtgccacCGGGCTCCTGGATCTGCTCGGTGctgtcccagcccttggtggcctTCGGGTGCCACCGCCTGAGCGGTGACAGCGCCACCGCCGGTGTCCTGCTGGCCTCGGGGACCGCGGTGGCCGCGCTGGCCGCGGCGTGGCCGCGCTTTGTCCCCGCGGGCCACTTTGTCCCCGCGGGCCACTTTGTCACCGCGCTGACGGCGGCGTcgctgctggcgctggcggCGCTGACGGGCAGCGTCCCcggggcggtggcggcggcgctgGTGGCACTCGGGGACGCGGTGGCACCGGGCGCTGTCCCCTGGGTCAGGGTGGCGGCCAGCGTGGcgctgctggggacactgcgggAGCAGcgcaggggacactgggggcacCAATAA